ATCATGAATAGTTCTATGTTTATTATTAATATATCTCATTTATTTTTGAAAGCCAATAGTTAGGCTGTATTAATATGTATATTTGACTTATCCCCCCATCCGGTATTAAATACTCCTATGAAAAGCAGCATGATTTTTTTCAACAGAAGGGCACAGAAGTGGACAATTTTTCCAATGATTATTCTGTGTAATGTTGCAATAACCCTCCTTTTTATCCTGAACAGCAGCAGCTTCGGGCTGCCCTCCTCCTGGAGCAGTCAGTTTCCGATCCTCCTGATATTCAATTTTCTTCTCTCTGTGGGCATTTTTTTTATTCCTCTGGAAGAGAGCAGCTCAAGAGGAATTGTTATCTCATTGATATTTATCCTGCAGCTTGGCTGTAAATATATAATGACCAAACCCTTCAGTGAGGATATCTGGTTTGAATTTTTTCTTATTATAATCATGATGCTGGAGGCTATTCTCCTTCTAAGCACTGCTGAAATCCTTGCTCTCACAGCAGCCGTTATCTTCTCGGTAGTCTTCACAAATCACAATGAAGTCTTCTGGGGGATTCAGATGGAAGAGAGAAGTCTGGATATGAAACTCTCACTTATGATTCTCTCTCTTATGTTCTCCAGTTTGAGCATCATTATAAAAAGTGCTCATAACCATCTTCTGAAAGATCGGGAGAATCTTGGCTATCAGAAGAAAATAATACAAAAGCTCTCTACTTCTAACAGCGAACTTCAGAAATATGCCAATATGGCAGAAGAAAAAAGTATGATGAATGAAAGACTCAAGCTGACCAGAGAAATTCATGATACTGTCGGCTACACCATGACCAATCTGCTGATGATGCTGGAAGCCAGTACAGATCTGGTTAAAAGTAATCCTGTAAAGTTGGAGGAGCTTCTGCACCAGGCTCTTGGAATTACTAAAAATGGACACGAAGAGATACGCCAGTCCCTGAGGGTTCTGAGAAATACCAAAATCAAAGAAAAAAACAGCATTGAATCAATCCGCAATCTTACCGGTATATTTATGGAGTCCACAGGGGTCAATGTAAGAGTGGAATTTGGAAATCTTCCCTGGAAACTGAACAAAAGAGTAGATCATATTATCTACCGCTTCCTTCAGGAAGCCATGACCAATGCCCTGACACACGGAGATGCCAAGAAAATTGAAATCCAGTTCTGGCGGGAAGAATCTCATATAAAAATAAATGTAGAAGATGACGGAAAAGGGAGCCTTGATATTGAGCAGGGAATCGGTTTAAAAGGTATGACTGAACGCCTCAGCGAAGTGTCAGGCAGCCTGTCCTATGAAAATACATCGATGGGATTTTCCATCAGAGCAACAATTCCATGGAGTATTAATGAATAAAACAAAACTGATTATTGTAGACGATCAGACCCTATTTGCAGAAAGTCTGAAAACCGTCCTGGAAACCCGCAGCGAAAATATAAAGGTACTGGAACTGGCGGCCAACGGCAAGGAAGCCGTTAAAATGGCTGAAATCCATAAACCGGATCTGATACTGATGGACATCAGGATGCCCGAGATGAATGGTGTTGAGGCTGTTGGAATCATCAAGAAGAAATTTCCTGAAATCAAAATTATAATGCTCACTACTTTTGATGATGATGAATATATTTACAACGCCCTGAATAACGGAGCCGACGGCTACCTTCTGAAAAATACTCAACCGGAGAAACTGATATCATCCATCGAAGCCGCCATGAACGGTCTTGTTCTTGTATCTCCAACCATCATAAAACATATGGCACAGGACTCTGCAAAACATACAATAATCCATGATAAGCCTGAGTGGTTCGATGAACTGAGTAAAAGGGAAAAACAGGTTTTAAAGCTGATTTCCAGCGGTCTTACCAATCAGGAGATTGCCAGCGAACTTTTTATTGCTGAACAGACGGTAAAAAACCATGTGAGCCTTATCTACAATAAGCTGGGGACCCATGACCGCCTTAAAGTAATCAGAATTTCCAAAAATCACCTTTAGGTATAGTATTGTACTGATCAAACGGTACCGATATCGGTACTTGAGTACCTTGTCTCCTTTTCAATTGTGCCCCTACAATAAGCTATGACTACTAAAATCCAGTCATTCTAAGGAGATTTTATGAAAAAATTACTATTGGCGGTCCTGCTTGTTGCGATGACAGCAGGCCTCGCTTTTGCCAGCGGCTCTCAGGAAGCAGCAGACGGTGGAAGTGACAAGGTTAAGCTGGTTTTCACCAGCTGGAGAACTGAGGATATCGAGAGAATGAATCGCATCAATGATGCATTCACAAAAGAATATCCCAATATCGAAGTTGATTTTCAGCCTGTAAAAGATACTGAATACGATGCACAGCTCCAACAGTCACTGGCTGCCGGCGTTGGTGCTGATATTATTTTCCTGCGCTCCTATGACTCAGGATACCAGATCTATCAGACAGGTTCTCTTCAGGAACTTAACAGTGTAATCCCCGGACTCTCCGGTTTCCCATCAGCTGCAATAGCTGCCTGGGCTACAGACGGAAAAAGCTATGCTGTTCCCTCCGTAGGTGTTGTTCACGGTGTTTACTACAGAAAGAGTATCTTTAAAAAATACGGTATATCTGTTCCTGAAACATGGGATGACTTCATGGCAGCCTGTGAGACACTGAAAGACGGTGGAGAAACTGTATTTGCCCAGGGAACCAAAGACAACTGGATGCTTTATGAAGTAATGTATTCCGGTCTCGGTGCCAACTTCTACGGTGGTGAAGAAGCCAGACAGGCACTTATAGCTAAAGATGCCAGAATGACTGATGCTAACTTCGTAGAAGCATTCGAAAGAATGGAAGATCTGCAGCCCTACTTTCCCGAAAGATTTGAAGGTATTGACTATGTAACAATGCAGCAGATTTTCGGAACAGGAAATGCAGCAATGTTCATGGGTGGAAGCTGGGAAATCGGTATTTTCGAAGATCTCGGCGGTCTGGAAGATGTAGGTTACTTTGCACCTCCTGTTGCTAAAAAAGGCGATACTCTTCAGTACTGCTTCCATGTTGATGCCGGTATCGGTATGAATAAAAACTCAAAATATCCAGAAGAAGCTAAAACCTATATGAAATGGGTAGCATCTCCTGCTTACGCTCAGCTTATGATGGATGAGCTCCCCGGATTCTTCAGTTACACACCCGGCAGCTATACACTGTCCAACGATCTGGCCAAACAGATGCAGAGCTACGTAGCAGATTCTGTTCCTACAGTAAGAACTGTATGGGAAAAACTGTCAGCTCAGGCTCCCAGTGGAAACCAACTTCTTGGAGAAGCCGTTCAGAAAATGTATGCCGATGAACTGACACCCGCTCAAGCAGCAAAATATGTTGATGACGGACTGTCCTGGTATTACTGATCCCTCTTAACCTTAGGCCTTTCGGCCTAAGCTGAAAAACCACCAGGCCGGTGTTACCTGCCCTGGTAGTTACCCAAATAACAGCTCTCTGGAGACAGAGAGCTGTTTTAAAAAGCAAGGAGGAGTTTTATGCTAGAGGCACGAAGGAAACATGCAAAATTTCTGTTTCTGTTTATATTCCCGGCATTTATCGTCTACACAGTATTTATGCTGCTGCCTATCTTAAACTCTATGAAATACAGTCTCTACACGGGAGAGGGACTAATCCCAAATGAGTTTGTCGGTCTCGATAATTATATCCGCCTCTTCACAGAAGAGCGCTATTACGTAAAATTCTGGAATGCATTCCAAAATAACATCCAATTCTTTATTATTGTTACTGTAGTACAGAATGTTCTCGGATTCTTTATGGCAGTCCTGATTTCCAGAACCTTCAAAGGTTCCGGTTTTATCAGAAAACTGAGCTTTCTACCTACAACACTATCCGTCCTGGTTGTCGGATATATCTTTAAACTGATACTTAACCCCTACTATGGAGTATTTGATAAATTTATTGAAATGATCGGATTGGAACAACTGATTATTCCCTGGCTCGGAGATCCCAGGTCGGCAATCTATGTTGTCGCCATCGCCGTCAGCTGGCAGTTCTTTGGAGAGTCCGTACTGTTTTATACCTCGGGTATAGACGGTATCAGTGATTCAATCATAGAGGCCGCCCAGATAGACGGAGCCAATATCTGGCAGGAAATCTACCATATAATCCTTCCTTCTGTTCTACCCATTGTGGGAATTGTGACAATTCTGATTTTTATCGGTGACTTTACCCAGTTTGACATCATCTTTGCCATGACAGGCACAAGAGGTGATCCCAACTACAGTACAGACCTCTTCGGTTCTCTATTTTACAGAACCGCATTCTCCTCACCTGAGCGGGGCGGCTGGGGAACCGGTATGGGTGCAACGGTAGCCACCATGATGTTTATCATCGTTACTATAGGAGTAGGAGTATTCCTTACCTTCTTTACGAAAAAGAAGGAGGAACTGGAAAAATGAAAGTAAAACGTGCAGTAGCCCGCAGCGGCCTTTACCTGACCATGTTTATCTACTCTCTGAGTATTATTATCCCCCTCTTTGTGATGTTTATGACCTCATTCAAGACAAATGCTCAGATATTCAAGAATCCATTCGGTCTCCCTACAAGCTTCAACATTGATGCTTATGTAAATCTTTTTGTAATATCAAATTATGGAAAATATTTCCTGAACAGTATCGGGGTAACGGTTCTGTCTTTATCAGCAGCAGTTACAATGTCCGCTCTGGCGGCCTATGCCATCTCCAAATACAAGTTCAAATACAACAGAGCAATCTATGTATATTTTGTAATTGGTCTTGTGGTACCCATCAAGCTGGGTACTATCGATATAATGATCACCATGCTCAACCTGAAGATCTTTGATACCCTCTGGGCATTGATCATTGTCTATATTGCCATGGCCATACCCTTAAGTGTATTTGTTCTTTACGACTACATCAAAATGGTTCCTGATGAACTGAGCAGTGCAGCAAGAATTGACGGCTGCTCCGAACCGGGGATCTTCGCCAGAATCATATCCCCCCTGATCAAACCGGGACTGGCGGCTGCCGGGATTATCAGCTTTATTCCCAACTGGAATGAATTCTGGTTTCCTCTTGTACTGATCAAGTCGAGAGAGAATTATACAATTCCCTTGGCGACAGGACAGCTTTTCGGTCAGTTTGATACCAAACTGAACCTTGTATTTGCCGTACTGTCACTGGCGAGCATACCGGTAATAATCATATACCTGTTACTCTCCAATTACTTTGTAAAGGGATTGTCTGCAGGGGCCGTAAAAGGCTGAGATACCAGGTTCCTTATTTTACCCCCGTCCGTATCACCAGGCGGGGGTTTTATCTCTTGTCAGGCTGCCCACCCTCCGCTATTATTCAGAAGTCTTATAGACGGAGGTTCCCATGAATATTTTTATCCTGATTTTGGTTCCGGTAATGCTGCTGATCTATCTAGGATTCCGCTTCCGGAGTTTGCTCCTGTATTTCAAGGCACTCAAAGTTTATGGGGCCGGCAACACAGAAAAAGCTGTGACCATGCTT
The DNA window shown above is from Oceanispirochaeta sp. M1 and carries:
- a CDS encoding sensor histidine kinase, encoding MKSSMIFFNRRAQKWTIFPMIILCNVAITLLFILNSSSFGLPSSWSSQFPILLIFNFLLSVGIFFIPLEESSSRGIVISLIFILQLGCKYIMTKPFSEDIWFEFFLIIIMMLEAILLLSTAEILALTAAVIFSVVFTNHNEVFWGIQMEERSLDMKLSLMILSLMFSSLSIIIKSAHNHLLKDRENLGYQKKIIQKLSTSNSELQKYANMAEEKSMMNERLKLTREIHDTVGYTMTNLLMMLEASTDLVKSNPVKLEELLHQALGITKNGHEEIRQSLRVLRNTKIKEKNSIESIRNLTGIFMESTGVNVRVEFGNLPWKLNKRVDHIIYRFLQEAMTNALTHGDAKKIEIQFWREESHIKINVEDDGKGSLDIEQGIGLKGMTERLSEVSGSLSYENTSMGFSIRATIPWSINE
- a CDS encoding response regulator transcription factor yields the protein MNKTKLIIVDDQTLFAESLKTVLETRSENIKVLELAANGKEAVKMAEIHKPDLILMDIRMPEMNGVEAVGIIKKKFPEIKIIMLTTFDDDEYIYNALNNGADGYLLKNTQPEKLISSIEAAMNGLVLVSPTIIKHMAQDSAKHTIIHDKPEWFDELSKREKQVLKLISSGLTNQEIASELFIAEQTVKNHVSLIYNKLGTHDRLKVIRISKNHL
- a CDS encoding ABC transporter substrate-binding protein gives rise to the protein MKKLLLAVLLVAMTAGLAFASGSQEAADGGSDKVKLVFTSWRTEDIERMNRINDAFTKEYPNIEVDFQPVKDTEYDAQLQQSLAAGVGADIIFLRSYDSGYQIYQTGSLQELNSVIPGLSGFPSAAIAAWATDGKSYAVPSVGVVHGVYYRKSIFKKYGISVPETWDDFMAACETLKDGGETVFAQGTKDNWMLYEVMYSGLGANFYGGEEARQALIAKDARMTDANFVEAFERMEDLQPYFPERFEGIDYVTMQQIFGTGNAAMFMGGSWEIGIFEDLGGLEDVGYFAPPVAKKGDTLQYCFHVDAGIGMNKNSKYPEEAKTYMKWVASPAYAQLMMDELPGFFSYTPGSYTLSNDLAKQMQSYVADSVPTVRTVWEKLSAQAPSGNQLLGEAVQKMYADELTPAQAAKYVDDGLSWYY
- a CDS encoding carbohydrate ABC transporter permease produces the protein MLEARRKHAKFLFLFIFPAFIVYTVFMLLPILNSMKYSLYTGEGLIPNEFVGLDNYIRLFTEERYYVKFWNAFQNNIQFFIIVTVVQNVLGFFMAVLISRTFKGSGFIRKLSFLPTTLSVLVVGYIFKLILNPYYGVFDKFIEMIGLEQLIIPWLGDPRSAIYVVAIAVSWQFFGESVLFYTSGIDGISDSIIEAAQIDGANIWQEIYHIILPSVLPIVGIVTILIFIGDFTQFDIIFAMTGTRGDPNYSTDLFGSLFYRTAFSSPERGGWGTGMGATVATMMFIIVTIGVGVFLTFFTKKKEELEK
- a CDS encoding carbohydrate ABC transporter permease, translating into MKVKRAVARSGLYLTMFIYSLSIIIPLFVMFMTSFKTNAQIFKNPFGLPTSFNIDAYVNLFVISNYGKYFLNSIGVTVLSLSAAVTMSALAAYAISKYKFKYNRAIYVYFVIGLVVPIKLGTIDIMITMLNLKIFDTLWALIIVYIAMAIPLSVFVLYDYIKMVPDELSSAARIDGCSEPGIFARIISPLIKPGLAAAGIISFIPNWNEFWFPLVLIKSRENYTIPLATGQLFGQFDTKLNLVFAVLSLASIPVIIIYLLLSNYFVKGLSAGAVKG